A single region of the Gilliamella apis genome encodes:
- the frdD gene encoding fumarate reductase subunit FrdD yields MKNQETQPIQSDSKVAKGLFSLGGLWAAIFAPVVLIIVAFIIPFGDAITRSYILKLANTELGKLFLCLMISLPIWCGLQQILTLLHQFNIYPKREKLLTYGLALAWTAHAIYILFVR; encoded by the coding sequence ATGAAAAATCAAGAAACTCAACCAATACAGTCTGACTCAAAAGTGGCAAAAGGATTATTTTCTTTAGGTGGGCTTTGGGCAGCTATTTTCGCACCAGTGGTATTAATCATTGTTGCGTTTATCATTCCTTTTGGTGACGCAATAACGCGTTCATATATTTTAAAGTTAGCCAATACTGAATTAGGTAAATTATTTTTGTGCTTAATGATTTCGCTACCAATTTGGTGTGGATTGCAACAGATTCTAACTTTGTTACATCAATTTAATATCTATCCAAAGCGAGAAAAGCTACTTACGTATGGTTTAGCGTTAGCATGGA